One region of Candidatus Peribacteraceae bacterium genomic DNA includes:
- a CDS encoding NUDIX domain-containing protein, translating to MQQLSVIVFRTTEGKILLQFRDSAAPTSPLGWSFFGGMAEGEETPAQAVIREVKEELEKELSPGDFRLIVERVWDDESSGQKINVHLYEGLQPMQWGDFVVHEGAGAAFLTKDEIEQLPGVSLLAKTWVRDYC from the coding sequence ATGCAACAGCTCTCCGTCATCGTTTTTCGTACTACCGAAGGGAAGATCCTCCTCCAATTCCGTGACAGTGCGGCGCCCACGTCGCCGCTCGGATGGAGTTTCTTCGGCGGCATGGCGGAAGGCGAAGAAACCCCTGCCCAAGCCGTGATACGTGAAGTGAAGGAGGAACTGGAGAAAGAATTGTCCCCCGGGGACTTCCGCCTCATCGTCGAACGCGTATGGGACGACGAGAGCTCCGGGCAAAAGATCAACGTCCATCTCTACGAGGGGCTCCAACCCATGCAATGGGGTGATTTCGTCGTCCACGAAGGCGCGGGAGCGGCGTTCCTTACGAAGGACGAGATCGAACAACTGCCCGGCGTCTCGCTCCTGGCGAAGACATGGGTGAGGGATTATTGCTGA
- a CDS encoding family 1 glycosylhydrolase, translating to MSQTDHKNQASGSSFLLQRPLRFVGTATSDWQMNPSHDQSEWGEEVKRALRGEETGIQVPVMREELPSSYLHERKILDAAAELGGNAIRISLDFAELCPEPGLFLPDVMARSIRTIVRCRILGLTPIVTLHHWTYPKRFAAYDSRGGMRRGALEHPDIVAHFRFYVQNVAASLFDRVAIREALAGEPGVDTALWSELPLVTHFITLNEPVCMTVTPYVVGDFPPYRRHRFLKALKLEGKLKAMHRIAYEALHEAARAAGFPDERTVHVGMTHNVAGSMVPFLNDFAGWGLVERMQWGVASDFVGLQYYCRSRLNFRLHWPFLTLRGLNPHTWSDFPDTEVYPRGLEDILRRASHMFPGMPLWISEFGFADRTDRKRPAWILDSVASIIRAANGDVPVTGALLWTLTDNFEWQYGMKMRFGLYGKDGGRLPSDDGSHLSSREAWSACGSHLLHPTAQSAAHLAELSLRAHEQLEEEFRKNEDQFPFPFPLGKAA from the coding sequence ATGTCGCAAACAGATCACAAAAATCAGGCGTCGGGATCATCCTTCCTCCTGCAGCGTCCTCTGAGGTTCGTGGGCACCGCAACGAGCGATTGGCAGATGAACCCGTCGCATGACCAGAGCGAGTGGGGCGAGGAGGTCAAGCGCGCATTGCGCGGGGAGGAGACGGGGATCCAAGTGCCCGTGATGCGCGAAGAGCTGCCGTCCTCGTACCTCCACGAGCGGAAGATCCTGGATGCCGCGGCGGAGCTGGGGGGGAACGCCATCCGCATCTCCCTGGACTTTGCGGAACTCTGCCCCGAGCCGGGATTGTTCCTCCCGGACGTGATGGCGCGCTCCATCCGCACCATCGTCCGCTGCCGCATATTGGGGCTCACACCCATCGTCACGCTCCACCACTGGACGTACCCCAAGCGCTTCGCGGCGTACGACTCCCGCGGCGGCATGCGCCGCGGCGCTCTGGAGCACCCGGACATCGTGGCGCACTTCCGCTTCTACGTGCAGAACGTCGCCGCCTCCCTCTTCGACCGCGTCGCCATACGCGAAGCGCTGGCGGGGGAACCGGGCGTGGATACGGCGCTCTGGAGCGAACTGCCGCTCGTCACCCATTTCATCACCCTCAATGAACCCGTCTGCATGACGGTGACGCCCTACGTCGTGGGCGATTTTCCGCCCTACCGGCGTCACCGCTTCCTCAAGGCCTTGAAGCTGGAGGGGAAACTGAAGGCCATGCATCGCATCGCCTACGAGGCCCTCCACGAAGCCGCGCGCGCAGCGGGTTTCCCCGATGAGCGGACGGTGCACGTGGGGATGACCCACAACGTGGCGGGGTCCATGGTCCCCTTCCTCAATGACTTCGCGGGGTGGGGACTGGTGGAGCGGATGCAGTGGGGGGTGGCGAGCGATTTCGTCGGTCTCCAGTACTATTGCCGCAGCCGCTTGAACTTCCGCTTGCACTGGCCGTTCCTCACCCTTCGCGGCTTGAACCCGCACACGTGGAGCGATTTCCCCGATACGGAGGTCTACCCCCGGGGCTTGGAGGATATCCTCCGGCGCGCCTCCCATATGTTTCCGGGGATGCCACTGTGGATTTCCGAGTTCGGCTTCGCCGACCGCACCGACCGCAAGCGTCCGGCGTGGATCCTCGATTCCGTGGCATCCATCATCCGGGCGGCGAACGGGGACGTCCCCGTCACCGGCGCCCTGCTCTGGACGCTCACCGACAACTTCGAGTGGCAGTACGGCATGAAGATGCGGTTCGGGCTCTACGGCAAGGACGGCGGGCGTCTGCCCAGCGATGACGGATCCCACCTCTCGTCGCGCGAAGCGTGGTCCGCCTGCGGTTCCCACCTGCTCCATCCCACGGCGCAGTCCGCGGCGCACCTCGCGGAACTCTCCCTGCGCGCGCACGAGCAGCTGGAGGAGGAGTTCAGGAAAAATGAAGATCAATTCCCGTTCCCTTTCCCGTTGGGGAAGGCGGCCTGA
- a CDS encoding sortase, with protein sequence MKNHPAALLIAILALSWIGQATVSAAAPGDTQGTRYAQAYAALQEKGALGNTGRPYDRITRVEALKVIVALRPHLKNRAQWFANNLPPLPLFPDLDQHAWYAPYVEAAFEAGIITGYPDRSFRPTATVRAEEGIVMLQRAYGEDTPRLNAGPEEAPFGGKAWYANAVAKAFSRNVVASSEKLRLGSALTRGQFIDMAYRQDEVTTRKLTAFTEPVWTSPASPRVAAVPAPASPVIRQPSVATITPPPVAAVVTVPSLPRPPNTSVAQPVPRAETVSLSAKPFAITIPTLEINDLSITHPADPTTQKGLLAVLANGVGHLFSYPGGEGKIMIYGHSSGYSWDVSKFTKAFRQINKLNKGDRVYVTHQGVMHVYEVTYKHSVPVNDLQYFSGQGEELILYTCWPPDSIKERYLVHAVPVNSVAKK encoded by the coding sequence ATGAAGAATCACCCCGCAGCCCTCCTCATCGCCATACTCGCGCTCTCTTGGATTGGGCAGGCAACCGTTTCTGCGGCCGCGCCGGGTGACACGCAGGGGACGCGCTACGCGCAGGCGTATGCCGCCCTGCAGGAGAAAGGTGCCCTGGGGAACACGGGACGGCCGTACGACCGCATCACACGGGTGGAAGCGCTGAAGGTGATCGTCGCCTTGAGGCCGCACTTGAAGAACCGCGCGCAGTGGTTCGCAAACAACCTGCCGCCCCTCCCGCTCTTCCCCGACCTCGACCAGCATGCGTGGTACGCTCCCTACGTGGAGGCGGCCTTCGAGGCGGGCATCATCACCGGGTACCCCGACCGTTCCTTCCGCCCCACGGCCACCGTGCGTGCCGAGGAGGGCATCGTCATGCTTCAGCGTGCGTACGGGGAGGACACGCCCCGGCTTAACGCCGGCCCCGAAGAGGCTCCCTTTGGGGGCAAGGCTTGGTACGCCAATGCGGTGGCCAAGGCGTTCTCCCGCAATGTGGTTGCTTCGTCCGAGAAGCTTCGTCTGGGTTCGGCGCTCACGCGTGGGCAGTTCATCGACATGGCGTACCGTCAGGATGAGGTCACCACACGCAAGCTCACGGCCTTCACGGAACCGGTTTGGACGTCGCCCGCTTCCCCACGCGTTGCCGCCGTCCCCGCCCCGGCATCACCGGTGATCCGCCAGCCCTCCGTCGCCACCATCACCCCTCCTCCCGTCGCAGCCGTGGTCACCGTCCCGTCGCTTCCCCGCCCCCCCAACACGTCCGTGGCGCAGCCCGTGCCGCGGGCGGAAACCGTGTCGCTTTCGGCCAAGCCTTTCGCCATCACCATCCCCACGCTCGAGATCAACGACCTCTCCATCACGCACCCCGCCGACCCCACCACGCAGAAAGGCCTCCTCGCCGTGCTGGCGAACGGCGTGGGGCACCTCTTCAGTTATCCGGGCGGCGAGGGGAAGATCATGATCTACGGGCACTCCAGCGGATACTCCTGGGACGTCTCCAAGTTCACCAAAGCCTTCCGCCAGATCAACAAGCTCAACAAGGGCGACCGCGTGTACGTGACGCATCAAGGGGTGATGCACGTGTATGAGGTGACCTACAAGCATTCCGTCCCGGTGAACGATCTGCAGTACTTCTCCGGCCAGGGCGAAGAGCTCATTCTCTACACCTGCTGGCCGCCGGACAGCATCAAAGAGCGCTACCTGGTGCACGCGGTGCCGGTGAACAGCGTGGCGAAGAAGTGA